The sequence TTCACCGGCAAATATTTTCGGGCCGCTGCGGTCGTAATTATCGTAACGCTGGGCGTTCTTTAAAAACCATTCGGGCGCCTGGTAATAATGCTCATCTAAAAAGTCAGCCTTTTCTTTGGTTAGTTCAGCGTGCAGGTAATCAAACTTATCCCCATCGGGCGATGGGCCCGAGCTGGTTACCAGTTTAATGTTTGGATATTTGGCCTTCAGGACTTTGGCAAACAGTTTATAACGCTCTACATATTGCGCGTCCCACTGTTCGTTGCCCACTCCCATCATTTTAAGGTTAAATGGCTTGGGATGCCCCATGGCGGCACGCAGGCCGCCCCATTTGGTATTTACATCGCCATTGGCAAACTCAACCAGGTCAAGCGCGTCTTGTATGTAGGTATCGGTTTGGTCTACCGGTGCTACCTCGGCAGTGTTGTACTGGCAGGCCATACCGCAGTTAAGTATGGGCAATGGTTCGGCGCCAATATCATCGGCCAGTTGAAAATATTCGAAGAAGCCTAAACCATACGACTGGAAATAATCGGGTGCCGAACGATTAGCGAACTCTGTATTCCAACGATTGATTATGAGTTCGCGGTCGGCGATATCCCCTACCGTTTTTTTCCATTGGTAACGGTTGGCCAAATCGCGGCCCTCCACAATACAGCCGCCCGGGAAGCGGATAAAGCCCGGTTTCAAGGCTGCCAGTTTCTCGGCCAGATCGGCGCGCAGCCCATTGGCGCGACCTTTATAAGTATCCTGCGGAAATAGCGAAACCATATCGATATCCACCGTGCCCGGGTTTTCGAAGTAGACATTCAGATGTGCTTTTGCATCGGTAGCCTTACAGGTAAACGAGGCGGTGTATTTGCCCCAATCGCTCTTGAAGCCCTGCAGATCTGTCTCGCCCAGTTTCTCGTTATTGGCGCCTACCGCTTCAATATGTATCTTCACATTACCCGATAACTGACGGGCCAGTATCGAGAAATTGTATTGCTTATCCTTAAACACCCCCATGCCACGAAAGCCCTCGTTGGCCAATCCGTAGCTGCCCTTATCCTTTTTAACGCTCACACGGGCAAAGCGTGGGTTATTGGCATTGGTTTCGCCACGATTAATAATGAGCGTGCTACCGGCTCCGCCATCCTTAGTGATCTCTTTCCAGGCCATCATAGGTTTAGCAAACTCGAACGAACGGTTTTTTACCAGTTCGGCGTATAAGCCGCCATCAGCCGCGAAGTTGATATCTTCGAAGAAAATGCCCCACATGGCGGCAGGTATAGCCGGCCCGCGGCTATCTGTTAAAACACTTAGTTTTTTAACCTGTTGTGCAGATACAATTCCGCCAACCGAACATAACAATGCCGCGAGGGTGCAGGTAAAAAGTTTTTTCATTTATAAAGGGTATATAGCTGGTTATAATTAAAACAAACAATAAATGTCATTAAGACAAATATATAAAAGCGAATGATATTATTGTACAAAAAAATGACAATGCAATACAGTAACAATATTGCCATATAACTTGTAATTAATAAACTTAATCAACGTAGTAAATTAGTTAATAATTATCTTTGCACGACTTTTTAGATAGATGCCTGCATTTAGCATTCGCTATATTTTGAGATACTCCCCGAAATTGATTTCAGACAGGACGCTGATCCTGTTGACGGTTATTTTATGGAGTACTATTATTGCCCCTGCCTGCTTTGCACAAAAAGCCCCTCTAAGCGATACCACCAGCATTGAGACCTATAATAAACTGGTAAGCCGGTACCGGTACGATAAACCAGATTCGGCCCTGTTTTTAGCACAAAAGGGTATGGCGCTGGCAAAAAAACAGCATAACCTTGATGGACAGGCCATGATGCTTAACCAGTTGGGCATGATAGACGATAATGTTGGCCGTTATGCCGATTCGCGGAAGAAATATCTCAGCGCGCTCGATCTTTATACGCAAACCGGCAACAACAAAGGCATGTCGGCCGTAAACATACGCCTTGGCGTGGTTGAAATGCGTAAGGGGAATTATGATAAGGCCACAGGTTATTTTTTAGAAGCCCTGGATATAAGCGAAAAAAGCGGGAATCCGTTGGGAAAAATGGAAGCTAACCTTACCCTTGGCGAGGCCTACTTTAAGCAAAAGAAATTTGACGAGGCCCTGAACTATTACCATGTGGCAGAAAGCCTGAACAGCCGTTTACCATTTTCTAATTTGTCGCTTAACTTGCTGGTGGACCTTGGCGCTATCTACCGCGATATGGGCAGGTTTGAAGAGGCTAAAGCCCATTTAACACGCGGATTAGTACCAAGTAATGTACCACAATACCAGGGGCTAAACATTACATTAACCACCACACTGGCATCGGTTTATACAAAAGAGGGTAATAAAAACAAATCGATCGAATTACAAAAACTGGCGCTTGAAAAAGCAAGGAGAATAAATAATTATATAAGGCAGGTACAAATTCTTAACGGCCTGGCAGCAACATACGGAACCGGTAATGCCAATGAAGCCCTGGCTTATTATAAACAGGCGGTTGTACTGGCGCAAGGTAAAGATGACTATAAACAAGTAACGGAAAGCCTTAATAACATGGCCGACCTGTACAATTTTCAAAAAAATTACAAAGCCGCCTTCGATATCAGGAGTCAGCAATATGCCATTGCCGACAAATACTTTTACAAGGAAATGTCGAAGCAGATCACCAGTTTGCAATCTGAATACGAACTTAACCAATCGAAGGTTAAAGTACAGGAATTGAGCTTTTTAAACAAACAGCAATCATTCGAACGAAAGGTCATTTTGCTGGTGATGACGGGGGCCTTGATGTTGTTGATTGTCGTAGCAGTTTTTCTTTATCGCACCAGTCATCTTAACCGCCTGTTGCATCGTACCAATGCCAGTTTACAGGATTCGAACCAGGTAAAGGATAAACTGTTCTCGATTTTAGGGCACGATCTGCGCGCGCCATTTGTATCGGTAATAAATTTAATGGAGTTTATCGATGACGATGACATCAGTCCGCAAAAGCGAAAGGAACTGATGGGTTTATTGTTAAACACCAGTAACGCATCGTTAGAAACATTGAACAATTTGCTTAAATGGGGCGAAATGCAGATAAAAGGTGTAAGGCTTAATCAAACCACATTTGCCATAAAATCTAATATCGACCGCACTATCGCCATGCTGGCCGATACAGCAACCTATAAATCTATCATTATTGAGAATGATGTAAGTGATGATGTTACCGTATTTGCCGATGCCGACCACTTTGATTTTGTGATCCGCAACCTGATATCGAATGCTATAAAATTCAGCTACGAAAAGGGTACAATAACCATCAGTGTAAACATTGAACCTGACGGCAATATGGTTACCATAATTGTTCAGGACCGCGGCGTAGGTATCCCCGCCAGCCAGGTGAACCAGATATTTAATATCAATAATATCAGCACTTCCGGGACCAACAATGAAAAAGGCACCAGCATAGGTTTATTATTATGCAAGGAATTTGTTGAACTAAACGGCGGTATCATACAAGTTGAAAGCGAAGAGGGAAAAGGATCTGCCTTTAAATTCAGCCTTCATAACGCGCAGGTTATTTAATATTTCCCTGCTATATTCTTAACACTTTTTTAAACTTCAACCCTGCAATATTAAATATTAATTAAGCGCAAACATTCTTAGTTCCAGTTGGTTAAATTGAATAATTATATTTTATCATAATTATTTATATTTATTCCCGTAAACCACTAAGCTAAATTAACTGAGAATGAAAAGAGTATTACCTGGACTACTTATTGCGTCTGCATGTTTTTTAAACTGCACTGTTTCAAAGCCGGTTATCGATAACTCGGAACAGTTTAGCAACCATTTACAGCCCTATAGAATATTTAGTATTGGGTACTGGCAGCACGGTTATTCAGTCATCACCCTTATAGACGCCCGGCACGATTATTTTATTATTAAAGCAATAAGGAACGATTCGTTAAAAATAGGCGACAACTACCAGGCACGCTTGTAATAAATAACGCCCTGCTAAAACTACTATAAAACACCGGTATATACTGCCGTAAGTCTTTCTGCATTTTATATATTTTATAAAACGTTACCCAACATCTCCGCACGCAATTGCTTTTTCAATAAATATCTTTTTTAATAAGTAGCTAACACTTATCAAATAACTACTCTTTTTTCAACATCCGGGTTACAAGTAATAAGTCATTTACTATATTTACTTGCTAATGGAAAATATGATGTAAGTAACATCATTTGTATAATTGCGACTATCCCTTATTAAAAAACGATACGATGCCCGGTATATCTTTTAACATAAAATGGTTTAAAAAGTACTACTGCTGGGTTTTCCTGTTACTTGCCCAGCCCTGTTTCGCACAAAAGACCAAGCTCGATTCATTGATCGCGAAGCTTAACCAAAACATGCCCGATAGTTCGCGCGTTAAATTGTTGAGGCAGCTATCATCGGCATCGGCCCCTACCAATCCGCAGCAAAAGTTTTTTTATGCAAACGCGCTTAAGCAACTGGGCGAAAAAACACGCAATGAAACTGTCGTAGCAGATGCTTTTATTAATATGGGCGGATCGTATGCCATGCGTACCAAATACGACAGTTCCCTTTACTACCTTTCGCTTGGTTATAATAAGGCCGAGAAATTAAAATTCGCGATGGGTATGGGGCGCAGCCTGGTAAATATGGGCTTTGTTTATGAAAGGTTGGATGATACCCGCGAATCGATAAAATACTATACCCTGGCCTTAGATGTATTCAAGAAAAACAAGATACAAAAGGGTATCGATCAATGCAGCAACAATATCGGTTCCCTCTATTACGATATGGGGCAATACAAAATCGCGGAATCCTATTTTACCGAGTGCCTGAAAAGTTATACTAAAAGTAATGACAAGGCCGGTATGGCTTCAGCGCTTTACGGTGTAGGTAATTGCGCGCAAGCCCTCGGGCGCGATCAGCAGGCGCTTGAATATTTTAACCAAAGCATGGCCATCCGTACCGAAATGGCCAACACCAATGGTATTGCGCTTACCCACAGGGGCCTTGGTATTGTGTACCTCCATCTTAAACAATACAATACCTCGCTCGAACATCTGAACGCCGGTTTGGAAATTGTAAAAAAAATTGGCGATAAATACGAAGAGGCCGCTATACTAAAAATACTGGTGCAAACTTATGTAGAGATGAAAGACTACAGGAAAGCCGAAGAGTTTGCCATGGAGAGCCTGAAGATAAGTTATTTCATGAAATCAAAAACGGCCGCTTCTTTAGCTTTACGCAACCTGGTGTTGGTTTACCAAAGCAAAGGCGATATTAAAAAAGCGTTCGACTATCAAAGCAAATACGTGCTGACCCAGGATAGCATACAGGAGGAAAGGGTATTAAAAGATAT comes from Mucilaginibacter mali and encodes:
- a CDS encoding tetratricopeptide repeat-containing sensor histidine kinase — translated: MPGISFNIKWFKKYYCWVFLLLAQPCFAQKTKLDSLIAKLNQNMPDSSRVKLLRQLSSASAPTNPQQKFFYANALKQLGEKTRNETVVADAFINMGGSYAMRTKYDSSLYYLSLGYNKAEKLKFAMGMGRSLVNMGFVYERLDDTRESIKYYTLALDVFKKNKIQKGIDQCSNNIGSLYYDMGQYKIAESYFTECLKSYTKSNDKAGMASALYGVGNCAQALGRDQQALEYFNQSMAIRTEMANTNGIALTHRGLGIVYLHLKQYNTSLEHLNAGLEIVKKIGDKYEEAAILKILVQTYVEMKDYRKAEEFAMESLKISYFMKSKTAASLALRNLVLVYQSKGDIKKAFDYQSKYVLTQDSIQEERVLKDITLTEIYRMRNENASLSKNNQDITSKNTDYKERITHYSNVIVITSIVLGFVILLLLMLYHRNLEKQATNKLLLEQKEEIANINHELETINEELTTQMELTTTQNAELERLNDIKNKFFSIISHDIRGPMVSLRSLFSIYRQGSINDEELRMLLARLEDTILSTSDFLDNLLEWSKSQLEGIVINPVDFNISDCIAENIHLVESKIEMKEMKVTNLATDAVLVHADQNMIRLVIRNLLSNSVKFCNPGDEIVLNAGVKDGKALISVHDTGPGISDADREKLFSLEHVVSTGTQGEKGNHLGLILCRDMVLQNKGNIWLDNDKNNGTTFWIELPLAGQHT
- a CDS encoding alpha-L-arabinofuranosidase C-terminal domain-containing protein produces the protein MKKLFTCTLAALLCSVGGIVSAQQVKKLSVLTDSRGPAIPAAMWGIFFEDINFAADGGLYAELVKNRSFEFAKPMMAWKEITKDGGAGSTLIINRGETNANNPRFARVSVKKDKGSYGLANEGFRGMGVFKDKQYNFSILARQLSGNVKIHIEAVGANNEKLGETDLQGFKSDWGKYTASFTCKATDAKAHLNVYFENPGTVDIDMVSLFPQDTYKGRANGLRADLAEKLAALKPGFIRFPGGCIVEGRDLANRYQWKKTVGDIADRELIINRWNTEFANRSAPDYFQSYGLGFFEYFQLADDIGAEPLPILNCGMACQYNTAEVAPVDQTDTYIQDALDLVEFANGDVNTKWGGLRAAMGHPKPFNLKMMGVGNEQWDAQYVERYKLFAKVLKAKYPNIKLVTSSGPSPDGDKFDYLHAELTKEKADFLDEHYYQAPEWFLKNAQRYDNYDRSGPKIFAGEYAAHIKDTKNNDAEYKNTWISALAEAAFMTGLERNADVVQMASYAPLLAHVDAWQWRPDLIWFDNLRSVGTPNYYVQQIFSANKGTNVVPVKMDGAVVAGKDSIYSSASMDAATHQLIIKVVNTSSVAQSVQIDLQGKGKPQKVYSQITLSSTDKFAYNTLANPLKVSPQQGGGGIQAGKINTSLQPMSVNVYKVNY
- a CDS encoding tetratricopeptide repeat-containing sensor histidine kinase produces the protein MISDRTLILLTVILWSTIIAPACFAQKAPLSDTTSIETYNKLVSRYRYDKPDSALFLAQKGMALAKKQHNLDGQAMMLNQLGMIDDNVGRYADSRKKYLSALDLYTQTGNNKGMSAVNIRLGVVEMRKGNYDKATGYFLEALDISEKSGNPLGKMEANLTLGEAYFKQKKFDEALNYYHVAESLNSRLPFSNLSLNLLVDLGAIYRDMGRFEEAKAHLTRGLVPSNVPQYQGLNITLTTTLASVYTKEGNKNKSIELQKLALEKARRINNYIRQVQILNGLAATYGTGNANEALAYYKQAVVLAQGKDDYKQVTESLNNMADLYNFQKNYKAAFDIRSQQYAIADKYFYKEMSKQITSLQSEYELNQSKVKVQELSFLNKQQSFERKVILLVMTGALMLLIVVAVFLYRTSHLNRLLHRTNASLQDSNQVKDKLFSILGHDLRAPFVSVINLMEFIDDDDISPQKRKELMGLLLNTSNASLETLNNLLKWGEMQIKGVRLNQTTFAIKSNIDRTIAMLADTATYKSIIIENDVSDDVTVFADADHFDFVIRNLISNAIKFSYEKGTITISVNIEPDGNMVTIIVQDRGVGIPASQVNQIFNINNISTSGTNNEKGTSIGLLLCKEFVELNGGIIQVESEEGKGSAFKFSLHNAQVI